GCCGCCGGCACCGTGCCAGCGATCGACTCCTCCCCGAGTGTGCAACCGACCATCACAAAAGCCAATAGGCCCGTGCGATGGCCGGCGGCAGAATCAGTGAACGTCCTTCCAGTATTCCTTCTTCAGCAGGTACAGCAGGAAGGTCAGCAGGGCCAGGAACAGGATCACCCACACGCCCAGCTGCTGGCGCTTGAGCGCGGCCGGTTCACCGGCGTATTCGAGGAAGTTGGTGATGTCCCGCACGGCCTGATCGTACTGCCCGGCATCGACCGACCCGGGCGTTTCGATTTTCAGGCCGGTCACCGGCGGGTCCATGCCGGGCGCTTCCGCCTTGCCGTGCACCGCATGCTGCAGGCCCTGCATCTCCCACAGCGGGTTGGGCATGGACGCGTTGGCGAACAGCGCGTTGTTCCAGCCCAGCGGCCGGCTGCTGTCCAGGTAGAACGACTTGAGGTAGGTGTAGACCCAGTCGCTGCCGCGTACGCGCGAAATCAGGCTGAGGTCCGGCGGCATCTTGCCGAACCACTTCTCGGCGTTCTCCTTGGGCATCGCCACCGGGATCGGGTCACCGATCGCCGAGCCGGTGAAGTTGAGGTTGTTCATCACCTCCTCTTCGGTCAGGCCCAGGTCCTGCGCCATCCGCGAATAGCGCAGGTACTTCAGCGCGTGGCAGCCGGAGCAATAGTTCATGTAGAGCTGCGCGCCGCGCTGCAGCGAGGCCCGGTCACCCAGGTCGTTGCCGGCCTGCA
This genomic window from Stenotrophomonas maltophilia contains:
- a CDS encoding cytochrome c1; the encoded protein is MTDRWMVRLALMAALMLGSFLASAAEGGTKLLQAGNDLGDRASLQRGAQLYMNYCSGCHALKYLRYSRMAQDLGLTEEEVMNNLNFTGSAIGDPIPVAMPKENAEKWFGKMPPDLSLISRVRGSDWVYTYLKSFYLDSSRPLGWNNALFANASMPNPLWEMQGLQHAVHGKAEAPGMDPPVTGLKIETPGSVDAGQYDQAVRDITNFLEYAGEPAALKRQQLGVWVILFLALLTFLLYLLKKEYWKDVH